In Paracoccus sp. TOH, a single window of DNA contains:
- a CDS encoding extracellular solute-binding protein, producing the protein MTMPFLRHAPLALLLALTPAAVLAQQQPTGQTPEQGAGQAQKPGTIVSHGIAVFGEPALPADFKHLRYVNPEAPKGGEISEWFSGGFDSYNPYTHRGRAALLSNVMLEPLMESVADEIGSAYCLLCETIEYPESRDWVIFHLRPEAKFSDGTPLTAHDVLFSFELLRDKGLSSYRTIISKVVAKAEVIDEHTIKFIFQPHYPRRDVIQSVGGQIVFSREDFRKNKRDVEQSSAIPFVGSGPYMFDKAEMGRSITVRRNPDYWGNDLPINIGRHNFDRIRVEYFGDYDSAFEAFKAGVYTFRNEASSIHWATRYDFPAVQSGVVKKEALPDGTIANGQGWVFNLRRPKFQDIRVREAIGLMFNFEWSNETLFYGLYQRVNSAWDNSPLKAEGKPSEAELALLRPLAADLPKEVLTEDAVVQPVSGKNQLDRGHMRRAAKLLDEAGWKPGADGLRRNAKGEVLRVEFLNDSATFDRVINPFVQNLRAIGIDAVNARVDDAEMTNRTRSHDFDIVTDHLAQGYFISGDTEQTFGSENLGDVFNPMGLANPAIDALVQQGIEATTQEEMTTVAHALDRSLRALRFWVPQWYKAEHTVAYYDIFGHPETLPPYALGELDFWWYDADKAAKLKQSGALR; encoded by the coding sequence ATGACGATGCCCTTCCTGCGACATGCCCCGCTGGCCCTGCTGCTTGCGCTGACGCCCGCCGCCGTCCTGGCCCAGCAGCAGCCGACCGGGCAGACCCCGGAACAGGGCGCGGGACAGGCGCAGAAGCCCGGCACCATCGTGTCGCACGGCATCGCGGTCTTCGGCGAGCCGGCGCTTCCGGCGGATTTCAAGCACTTGCGCTATGTGAACCCCGAAGCGCCGAAGGGCGGCGAGATCTCGGAATGGTTCAGCGGCGGCTTCGACAGCTACAACCCCTATACCCATCGCGGCCGCGCGGCGCTGCTGTCGAACGTCATGCTGGAGCCGCTGATGGAAAGCGTCGCCGACGAGATCGGCAGCGCCTATTGCCTGCTCTGCGAGACCATCGAATATCCCGAAAGCCGCGACTGGGTGATCTTCCACCTGCGCCCCGAGGCGAAATTCTCGGACGGCACGCCGCTGACCGCGCATGACGTGCTGTTTTCGTTCGAGCTGTTGCGCGACAAGGGGCTGTCCTCCTATCGCACCATCATCTCGAAGGTGGTCGCCAAGGCCGAGGTGATCGACGAGCACACGATCAAGTTCATCTTCCAGCCGCACTATCCGCGTCGCGACGTGATCCAGTCGGTCGGCGGCCAGATCGTCTTCTCGCGCGAGGATTTCCGCAAGAACAAGCGCGACGTCGAACAGTCGAGCGCCATTCCCTTCGTCGGCTCGGGCCCCTACATGTTCGACAAGGCCGAGATGGGCCGCTCGATCACCGTGCGGCGCAACCCGGACTATTGGGGCAACGACCTGCCGATCAACATCGGCCGGCACAATTTCGACCGCATCCGCGTCGAGTATTTCGGCGATTACGACAGCGCCTTCGAGGCTTTCAAGGCCGGGGTCTATACCTTCCGCAACGAAGCCAGCTCGATCCACTGGGCGACGCGCTACGATTTTCCCGCCGTGCAATCCGGGGTGGTGAAAAAGGAGGCGCTGCCGGACGGCACCATCGCCAACGGCCAGGGCTGGGTCTTCAACCTGCGCCGTCCCAAGTTCCAGGACATCCGCGTGCGCGAGGCGATCGGGCTGATGTTCAATTTCGAATGGTCGAACGAGACGCTGTTCTATGGGCTTTACCAGCGCGTGAACTCTGCTTGGGACAACAGCCCGCTGAAGGCCGAGGGCAAGCCCAGCGAGGCCGAGCTGGCGCTGTTGAGGCCCCTGGCCGCGGACCTGCCCAAGGAGGTGCTGACCGAGGATGCCGTGGTCCAGCCGGTCTCGGGCAAGAACCAGCTTGATCGCGGTCACATGCGCCGCGCCGCCAAACTTCTGGACGAGGCGGGCTGGAAGCCGGGCGCGGACGGGCTGCGCCGCAATGCCAAGGGCGAGGTGCTGCGGGTCGAGTTCCTGAACGACAGCGCCACCTTCGACCGGGTCATCAACCCCTTCGTGCAGAACCTGCGCGCCATCGGCATCGACGCGGTGAACGCCCGCGTGGACGATGCCGAGATGACCAACCGCACCCGCAGCCATGATTTCGACATCGTGACCGACCATCTGGCGCAGGGCTATTTCATCAGCGGCGATACCGAGCAGACCTTCGGCTCGGAAAATCTCGGCGACGTGTTCAACCCGATGGGCCTGGCCAATCCGGCCATCGACGCGCTGGTCCAGCAGGGCATCGAGGCGACCACCCAGGAGGAGATGACCACCGTCGCCCATGCGCTGGACCGCAGCCTGCGCGCCCTGCGCTTCTGGGTGCCGCAATGGTACAAGGCCGAGCATACCGTTGCCTATTACGACATCTTCGGCCATCCCGAGACCTTGCCGCCCTATGCGCTGGGTGAGCTTGATTTCTGGTGGTATGACGCGGATAAGGCGGCAAAGCTGAAACAATCCGGCGCGCTGCGCTAG
- a CDS encoding cytochrome c family protein — translation MFDTMTVTKAAGALIGSLLFLLLMSWAASGIFHVGPAGHGAEGEEHAQAYTIPVEDAGGAEEEAADEGPDFATVLASADAAAGEKVFGKCKACHKLDGSDGTGPHLNGVVGRPVASIAGFSYSDGMVAHGGDWTPEALQEFLTNPKSVVKGTKMAFAGLPKVEDRANLIAYLETQK, via the coding sequence ATGTTCGATACCATGACCGTCACCAAGGCAGCCGGGGCGTTGATCGGCTCGCTTCTGTTCCTTCTGCTGATGAGCTGGGCGGCATCGGGCATTTTTCACGTCGGTCCCGCCGGTCATGGCGCCGAGGGCGAGGAACATGCCCAGGCCTATACCATCCCGGTCGAGGATGCCGGCGGCGCCGAGGAGGAGGCTGCGGATGAGGGCCCCGATTTCGCCACCGTCCTGGCTTCGGCCGATGCCGCCGCGGGCGAGAAGGTCTTCGGCAAGTGCAAGGCCTGCCACAAGCTGGACGGCTCCGACGGCACCGGCCCGCATCTGAACGGCGTGGTCGGCCGCCCGGTGGCCAGCATCGCCGGCTTCAGCTATTCGGACGGCATGGTCGCGCATGGCGGCGACTGGACGCCCGAGGCGCTGCAGGAATTCCTGACCAACCCGAAATCCGTGGTCAAGGGCACCAAGATGGCTTTCGCCGGCCTGCCGAAGGTCGAGGATCGTGCCAACCTGATCGCCTATCTGGAAACCCAGAAGTAA
- a CDS encoding prephenate dehydratase has translation MSETPVQNVIAFQGEPGAYSHQACRSYRPQMEALPCRTFEDTIEAVRSGRAELAMLPVENSTYGRVADIHHLLPETGLHIIDEGFVRVRISLLAVPGTRLSEVSEAMSHPVLLGQCRGFLRRHAIHGLVGADTAGSALEVARRGEKALAALAAPLAGEIYGLEELASGIEDRQNNTTRFLVMARQPDFSRRTNPQGGATMMTSFVFRVRNIPAALYKALGGFATNGVNMTKLESYMVDGVFTATQFYADIEGHPEDPHVARALEELDYFTSSLNILGVYPADPLRAAQARREPVEG, from the coding sequence ATGAGCGAAACCCCGGTCCAGAACGTGATCGCGTTCCAGGGCGAGCCCGGCGCCTACAGCCATCAGGCCTGCCGGTCCTATCGCCCGCAGATGGAGGCCCTGCCCTGCCGCACCTTCGAGGACACTATCGAGGCGGTGCGCAGCGGCCGGGCGGAGCTGGCGATGCTGCCGGTCGAGAACTCGACCTATGGCCGGGTCGCGGACATCCACCACCTGCTGCCGGAAACCGGCCTGCACATCATCGACGAAGGTTTCGTGCGGGTGCGCATCAGCCTGCTGGCGGTGCCCGGCACCCGGCTGTCCGAGGTCAGCGAGGCGATGAGCCATCCGGTGCTGCTGGGCCAATGCCGCGGCTTCCTGCGCCGCCATGCCATCCACGGCCTGGTCGGCGCCGATACCGCCGGTTCGGCGCTCGAGGTGGCGCGGCGGGGCGAAAAGGCGCTGGCCGCGCTGGCCGCGCCGCTTGCGGGCGAAATCTACGGGCTCGAGGAACTCGCCTCGGGGATCGAGGACCGGCAAAACAACACCACCCGCTTCCTGGTCATGGCCCGGCAGCCCGATTTCAGCCGCCGCACCAATCCCCAGGGCGGCGCAACGATGATGACCAGCTTCGTCTTCCGGGTCCGCAACATCCCGGCGGCGCTTTACAAGGCGCTTGGCGGCTTCGCCACCAACGGCGTCAACATGACCAAGCTGGAAAGCTACATGGTGGACGGCGTGTTCACCGCCACGCAGTTCTATGCCGATATCGAGGGCCATCCCGAGGATCCGCATGTCGCCCGCGCGCTGGAAGAGCTGGATTATTTCACCTCGAGCCTGAACATCCTGGGCGTCTACCCGGCCGATCCGCTGCGCGCCGCGCAAGCCCGCCGGGAACCGGTCGAGGGCTGA
- a CDS encoding bifunctional 2',3'-cyclic-nucleotide 2'-phosphodiesterase/3'-nucleotidase encodes MATTDLHMHVLGYDYLADRPAGHIGLSRAAALIAQARRTAENCLLFDNGDFLQGSPMGDYLAESGGIGPHPAIAAMNALRYDAATLGNHDFSFGTGFLRRALEGAEFPFAATNLHPVRPLPVSQHLLLERQVRDSRGTARRLRIGVLGFLPPQTVDWEPALRPEIRVADILQAARAGIEALRQQGADLVVALSHSGIGALQPAPMMENAATALAALPGIDLVIAGHTHRVFPSAAHPQGPGIDARRGTLAGKPAVMPGFWGSHLGLIDLRLESAGTGWRIADFTCRAEPVAAEEDHASVSGPALSAHRQTLRHFRRRIGRTERPLSSYFALIGEDPGLRLVAMAQRWHVRRALRGTRWQDLPILSAAAPFRAGGRGGPQHYTDVPAGRLTLRNIADLYLFPNRICAIRLTGAELREWLERSASLFLQVQPGKPDQPLIDPEFPTYNFDVIDGLDWQIDLSLPPRYAPDGALAHADSHRIGAMTHRRQPVAADQQFILVTNSYRLSDCGLFAPVAAGRPVLLDSTSRTREVLRRYVARRRVLAPDARTGWSFRPLPGTSVLFETGPAAAAHLDALGTPVEPAGIGPDGFLRLRLHL; translated from the coding sequence ATGGCGACGACGGATCTGCACATGCATGTGCTGGGCTATGATTATTTGGCGGATCGGCCCGCCGGGCATATCGGCCTGTCCCGTGCCGCCGCGCTGATCGCCCAAGCCCGCCGCACGGCAGAGAATTGCCTGCTTTTCGACAATGGCGATTTCCTGCAGGGCAGCCCGATGGGCGATTACCTGGCCGAGAGCGGGGGAATCGGCCCGCATCCGGCCATCGCGGCGATGAACGCGCTGCGCTACGACGCGGCAACGCTGGGCAATCACGATTTCAGCTTCGGCACCGGCTTCCTGCGCCGGGCGCTGGAGGGGGCCGAGTTCCCCTTTGCCGCCACCAACCTGCATCCGGTCCGGCCGCTGCCGGTCAGCCAACACCTGCTGCTGGAACGGCAGGTCCGCGACAGCCGCGGCACGGCCCGGCGGCTGCGGATCGGCGTGCTGGGTTTCCTGCCGCCGCAGACCGTGGATTGGGAGCCGGCCCTGCGCCCCGAGATCCGGGTCGCCGACATCCTGCAGGCGGCCCGGGCCGGCATCGAGGCGCTGCGCCAGCAGGGTGCGGATCTGGTCGTGGCGCTGTCGCATAGCGGCATCGGCGCACTGCAGCCGGCGCCGATGATGGAGAACGCCGCCACCGCGCTGGCCGCCCTGCCCGGCATCGACCTGGTGATCGCCGGCCATACGCACCGGGTCTTCCCCTCGGCCGCCCATCCGCAGGGGCCCGGGATCGACGCCCGGCGCGGCACGCTGGCCGGCAAGCCGGCGGTGATGCCGGGCTTCTGGGGCTCGCATCTGGGGCTGATCGACCTGCGGCTGGAAAGCGCCGGCACCGGCTGGCGCATCGCCGATTTCACCTGCCGCGCCGAGCCGGTCGCGGCCGAGGAGGATCACGCCAGCGTCAGCGGCCCGGCCCTTTCCGCCCATCGCCAGACCCTGCGGCATTTCCGCCGCCGCATCGGCCGCACCGAACGACCGCTCAGCAGCTATTTCGCGCTGATCGGCGAGGATCCCGGCCTGCGGCTGGTGGCCATGGCGCAGCGCTGGCATGTGCGGCGGGCGCTGCGCGGCACGCGCTGGCAGGATCTGCCGATCCTGTCGGCCGCCGCGCCCTTCCGCGCCGGCGGCCGCGGCGGGCCGCAGCATTACACCGACGTGCCAGCGGGGCGGCTGACGCTGCGCAACATCGCCGATCTCTACCTGTTCCCGAACCGGATCTGCGCCATCCGCCTGACCGGGGCCGAGCTGCGCGAATGGCTGGAACGCTCGGCCAGCCTGTTTCTGCAGGTCCAGCCGGGAAAGCCCGACCAGCCGCTGATCGACCCCGAGTTTCCCACCTATAATTTCGACGTGATCGACGGGCTCGACTGGCAGATCGACCTGAGCCTGCCGCCGCGCTACGCCCCGGACGGCGCGTTGGCCCATGCCGATTCGCACCGGATCGGCGCCATGACCCATCGCCGCCAGCCGGTGGCGGCCGACCAGCAGTTCATCCTGGTGACCAACAGCTATCGCCTTTCCGATTGCGGGCTGTTCGCGCCGGTGGCGGCGGGGCGGCCGGTGCTGCTGGACAGCACCTCGCGCACCCGCGAGGTGCTGCGCCGCTATGTGGCGCGCCGCCGCGTGCTGGCCCCGGACGCCCGCACCGGCTGGAGCTTCCGCCCCCTGCCCGGCACCTCGGTCCTGTTCGAGACCGGGCCGGCGGCCGCAGCCCATCTCGACGCGCTCGGCACCCCGGTCGAACCGGCCGGCATCGGCCCGGACGGCTTCCTGCGCCTGCGCCTGCATCTCTAG
- a CDS encoding PfkB family carbohydrate kinase, translating to MTEPPRILCLGAMLWDMIGHSALRLGPGGDVPGRITRQPGGVALNVALALARHGLRPAMLSAVGRDAPGAALIAEAQRHGVETRWLWRDGGLPTDSYLAIESPDGLVAAIADARALEAAGSAILAPLRDGRLGDHARPWRGTLVIDGNLTAELLAGIARDPCLTGATLRIVPASPEKAARLQPLLAHPRATFHLNRAEAEALAGRRFASAAEAAEAVTALGGHRVLVTDGARRVADAARDAPTLDAVPPPAAAIRVTGAGDSFLAAHLAAEIAGAPRAEALTRALQAASAHISGKDLP from the coding sequence ATGACCGAACCGCCCCGCATCCTCTGCCTTGGCGCGATGCTTTGGGACATGATCGGCCATTCTGCCCTGCGGCTCGGCCCCGGCGGCGACGTTCCCGGCCGGATCACCCGGCAGCCTGGCGGCGTGGCGCTGAATGTCGCGCTGGCCCTGGCCCGGCACGGGCTGCGGCCGGCCATGCTGTCCGCCGTCGGCCGCGACGCGCCGGGCGCGGCGCTGATCGCCGAGGCGCAGCGCCACGGTGTCGAGACCCGCTGGCTCTGGCGCGACGGCGGGTTGCCGACCGACAGCTATCTTGCCATCGAAAGCCCGGACGGGCTGGTCGCCGCCATCGCCGATGCGCGCGCGCTCGAGGCCGCGGGCAGCGCGATCCTGGCGCCGCTGCGCGACGGCCGGCTGGGCGACCACGCCCGGCCCTGGCGGGGCACGCTGGTCATCGACGGCAACCTGACCGCCGAGCTGCTGGCCGGCATCGCCCGCGACCCCTGCCTGACCGGCGCCACGCTGCGCATCGTGCCCGCCAGCCCCGAGAAGGCGGCGCGGCTGCAGCCGCTGCTCGCGCATCCCCGCGCCACCTTCCACCTGAACCGCGCCGAGGCCGAGGCGCTGGCCGGCCGCCGCTTCGCCAGCGCCGCCGAAGCCGCCGAGGCCGTGACTGCGCTCGGCGGCCATCGCGTGCTCGTCACAGACGGCGCGCGCCGCGTCGCCGACGCGGCCCGGGACGCGCCGACGCTCGACGCGGTGCCACCGCCGGCCGCGGCGATCCGCGTCACCGGCGCGGGCGACAGTTTCCTCGCGGCGCATCTCGCCGCCGAAATCGCCGGCGCGCCCCGTGCCGAAGCCCTGACTCGTGCCTTGCAGGCCGCCTCGGCCCATATTTCCGGAAAGGACTTGCCATGA
- a CDS encoding pseudouridine-5'-phosphate glycosidase, producing the protein MNPLIALSPEVAQARSQHRPVVALESTIITHGMPWPQNLEMARRVEATVREAGATPATIAIIGGRIRVGLDAETLEQLARTPQGEAMKLSRADLAACLALGHTGATTVAATMICADLAGIAVFATGGVGGVHRGAETSFDISADLQELARSPVTVVAAGAKAILDLPKTLEVLETLGVPVIAFGQDQLPAFWSRDSGLPAPLRMDDPAQIAAAARLRRDLGIDGGQLVVNPIPAEAEIPRAEMIPVVEQALAEAEAQGIAAKAVTPFLLQRIFELTEGRSLQANVALVLNNARLAARIAAALAQAA; encoded by the coding sequence ATGAACCCGCTGATCGCCCTGTCGCCCGAAGTCGCGCAGGCCCGCTCGCAGCACCGTCCCGTGGTGGCGCTGGAATCGACCATCATCACCCATGGCATGCCCTGGCCGCAGAATCTGGAAATGGCGCGCCGGGTCGAGGCGACGGTCCGCGAGGCCGGCGCCACCCCGGCGACCATCGCCATCATCGGCGGCCGCATCCGCGTCGGCCTCGACGCCGAGACGCTGGAACAGCTCGCCAGAACCCCGCAGGGCGAGGCGATGAAGCTCTCGCGCGCCGATCTGGCCGCCTGCCTGGCGCTGGGGCACACCGGCGCCACCACCGTCGCCGCCACGATGATCTGCGCCGATCTCGCCGGGATCGCGGTCTTCGCCACCGGCGGCGTCGGCGGCGTGCATCGCGGCGCCGAAACCAGCTTCGACATCTCGGCCGACCTGCAGGAACTGGCGCGAAGCCCGGTCACCGTGGTCGCGGCCGGGGCCAAGGCGATCCTGGACCTGCCCAAGACGCTGGAAGTGCTGGAAACCCTGGGTGTGCCGGTCATCGCCTTCGGCCAGGACCAGTTGCCGGCCTTCTGGTCGCGCGATTCGGGCCTGCCGGCGCCGCTGCGCATGGACGATCCCGCGCAGATCGCGGCCGCGGCGCGGTTGCGGCGTGACCTCGGCATCGACGGCGGGCAACTGGTGGTGAACCCGATCCCGGCCGAGGCCGAGATCCCGCGGGCCGAGATGATCCCGGTGGTCGAACAGGCGCTGGCCGAGGCCGAGGCGCAGGGCATCGCCGCCAAGGCGGTCACGCCCTTCCTGCTGCAACGCATCTTCGAGCTGACCGAGGGCCGCTCGCTGCAAGCCAATGTCGCGCTGGTGCTGAACAATGCCCGGCTGGCGGCCCGCATCGCCGCCGCGCTGGCGCAGGCCGCCTAG
- a CDS encoding patatin-like phospholipase family protein, whose translation MEAKRINLALQGGGAHGAFAWGVLDRLLDEPGIEIRGISGTSAGALNGAALAAGLSCGPGRRGRQAARENLAHVWSQVGQVSDNSVVRWLHSMFPAPRAWQRLTELFSPVAWLGSLTRVFSPYDSGPFYSNPLAAILREMPHPRLGREEGPAFFVTATNVRTGLVRVFGGAEVTVDTILASACLPELFRAVEIDDPRTGRREAYWDGGYSGNPALFPLYHPDLPRDIVIVNINPMLRDAIPKTPAAIQDRVNEISFNASLLAELRAINFVKRLFAEDRLTGRPMKNVLLHAIMDESLMNSLSASTKLIPKPGLLDRMHEAGVLAAERFLAEDAGHLGERDSFDLSRVLR comes from the coding sequence ATGGAAGCGAAGCGGATCAATCTGGCCTTGCAGGGCGGCGGCGCGCATGGCGCCTTTGCCTGGGGCGTGCTGGACCGGTTGCTGGACGAGCCCGGGATCGAGATCCGCGGCATCAGCGGCACTTCGGCCGGGGCGTTGAACGGCGCCGCGCTGGCGGCCGGCCTGTCCTGCGGGCCGGGGCGGCGCGGGCGGCAGGCGGCGCGCGAGAACCTGGCCCATGTCTGGTCGCAGGTGGGGCAGGTCAGCGACAATTCCGTGGTGCGCTGGCTGCATTCGATGTTCCCGGCGCCCCGCGCCTGGCAGCGGCTGACCGAGCTGTTCTCTCCGGTCGCCTGGCTGGGATCGCTGACGCGGGTGTTCAGCCCCTATGACAGCGGGCCGTTCTATTCCAACCCGCTGGCCGCCATCCTGCGCGAGATGCCGCATCCGCGCCTGGGCCGCGAGGAGGGGCCGGCCTTCTTCGTCACCGCCACCAATGTCCGCACCGGCCTGGTGCGGGTGTTCGGCGGGGCGGAGGTGACGGTCGACACCATTCTTGCGTCGGCCTGCCTGCCGGAACTGTTCCGCGCCGTCGAGATCGACGACCCCAGGACCGGCCGGCGCGAGGCCTATTGGGACGGCGGCTATTCCGGCAATCCGGCGCTGTTTCCGCTGTATCATCCCGACCTGCCGCGCGACATCGTCATCGTGAACATCAACCCGATGCTGCGCGACGCCATTCCCAAGACCCCGGCCGCCATCCAGGACCGGGTGAACGAGATCAGCTTCAACGCCTCGCTTCTGGCCGAATTGCGGGCGATCAATTTCGTCAAGCGCCTGTTCGCCGAGGACCGGCTGACCGGGCGGCCGATGAAGAACGTGCTGCTGCACGCGATCATGGACGAGAGCCTGATGAACTCGCTGAGCGCCAGCACCAAGCTGATCCCCAAGCCGGGGCTGCTGGACCGCATGCACGAGGCGGGGGTGCTGGCGGCCGAACGCTTTCTGGCCGAGGATGCCGGCCATCTCGGCGAGCGCGACAGTTTCGACCTGTCGCGCGTGCTGCGCTAG
- the prfB gene encoding peptide chain release factor 2 has translation MRAETQATIDAIRKSLKLLAQRMDWDTAPHRLEELNAMIEAGDIWSDPARAQKLMRDRQMLSDAVETYRRIETELKDNAELIELGEAEDDAEIVADAETALKALAELSAQKELEALLNGEADGNDTFLEVNAGAGGTESCDWASMLARMYVRWAEKKGYTVELLSETGGDEAGIRSAAYKISGPNAYGWLKSESGVHRLVRISPYDSAARRHTSFSSVWVYPVVDDNIEITIPDNEIRIDTYRSSGAGGQHVNTTDSAVRITHLPTGIVVTSSEKSQHQNRANAMAALKARLYQLELDKRNAAINAQHEAKGDAGWGNQIRSYVLHPYQMVKDLRTGHETSDTQGVLDGDLDAFMAATLALDVAGKSRAEAQAED, from the coding sequence ATGCGCGCCGAGACCCAAGCCACCATTGACGCGATCCGCAAATCGCTGAAGCTGCTTGCGCAGCGCATGGACTGGGACACCGCGCCGCACCGGCTGGAAGAGCTGAACGCCATGATCGAAGCCGGGGACATCTGGTCCGACCCGGCCCGTGCCCAGAAGCTGATGCGCGACCGGCAGATGCTGTCCGATGCGGTCGAGACCTATCGCCGCATCGAGACCGAGCTGAAGGACAATGCCGAGCTGATCGAGCTGGGCGAGGCCGAGGATGATGCCGAGATCGTCGCCGATGCCGAGACCGCGCTGAAGGCGCTGGCCGAGCTTTCGGCGCAGAAGGAGCTGGAGGCACTGCTGAACGGCGAGGCCGACGGCAACGACACCTTCCTTGAGGTCAATGCCGGCGCCGGCGGCACGGAAAGCTGCGACTGGGCCTCGATGCTGGCGCGGATGTATGTCCGCTGGGCCGAGAAGAAGGGCTACACTGTCGAGCTGCTCAGCGAAACCGGCGGTGACGAGGCCGGCATCCGCTCGGCCGCCTACAAGATCTCGGGGCCGAACGCCTATGGCTGGCTGAAGTCGGAATCGGGCGTGCACCGGCTGGTGCGCATCTCGCCCTATGATTCGGCGGCCCGGCGCCATACCTCGTTCAGCTCGGTCTGGGTCTATCCGGTGGTCGACGACAATATCGAGATCACCATTCCCGACAACGAGATCAGGATCGACACCTACCGCTCCTCGGGCGCGGGCGGGCAGCACGTCAACACCACCGACTCGGCGGTGCGCATCACCCACCTGCCGACCGGGATCGTGGTGACCAGTTCCGAAAAGTCGCAGCACCAGAACCGCGCCAACGCCATGGCGGCGCTGAAGGCGCGGCTTTATCAGCTGGAGCTCGACAAGCGCAACGCCGCGATCAACGCCCAGCACGAGGCCAAGGGCGATGCCGGCTGGGGCAACCAGATCCGTTCCTATGTGCTGCATCCCTACCAGATGGTGAAGGATCTGCGGACCGGGCACGAGACCTCGGACACGCAGGGGGTTCTGGATGGCGACCTGGACGCCTTCATGGCCGCCACCCTGGCGCTGGACGTGGCCGGCAAGTCGCGGGCCGAGGCGCAGGCCGAGGACTGA